One segment of Bacteroides caecimuris DNA contains the following:
- the rlmN gene encoding 23S rRNA (adenine(2503)-C(2))-methyltransferase RlmN: protein MSKYPLLGMTLVELQSLTKRLGMPGFAAKQIASWLYEKKVTSIDDMTNLSLKHRELLKQNYEVGAEAPVDEMRSVDGTVKYLYKVGENHFVESVYIPDDDRATLCVSSQVGCKMNCKFCMTGKQGYTANLTASQIMNQIHSLPERDKLTNVVMMGMGEPLDNLDEVLKALELLTATYGYAWSPKRITLSTVGLRKGLQRFIEENDCHLAISLHSPLTVQRAELMPAEKAFSITEMVELLKNYDFSKQRRLSFEYIVFKGLNDSQVYAKELLKLLRGLDCRVNLIRFHAIPGVDLEGADMDTMTRFRDYLTSHGIFTTIRSSRGEDIFAACGMLSTAKQEKNNES, encoded by the coding sequence ATGTCTAAATATCCCCTTTTAGGAATGACTCTTGTAGAGCTTCAATCATTGACAAAAAGACTGGGTATGCCCGGCTTTGCTGCCAAGCAGATTGCATCCTGGCTTTACGAAAAGAAGGTAACTTCGATCGATGATATGACTAATTTGTCATTGAAACACCGGGAGTTGCTCAAGCAGAACTATGAGGTAGGAGCGGAAGCCCCGGTAGATGAAATGCGCTCTGTAGATGGTACGGTGAAGTATCTTTATAAAGTAGGTGAGAACCATTTTGTAGAATCGGTTTATATACCGGATGATGACCGGGCAACGTTGTGCGTGTCGTCACAAGTAGGTTGTAAGATGAACTGTAAGTTCTGTATGACCGGCAAACAGGGGTATACCGCTAACCTGACCGCCAGCCAGATTATGAACCAGATTCATTCGTTGCCGGAACGGGACAAACTGACCAATGTCGTAATGATGGGAATGGGTGAGCCGCTCGATAACCTGGATGAGGTATTGAAAGCATTGGAACTACTGACCGCTACCTACGGTTACGCATGGAGCCCGAAGCGTATCACGCTTTCTACTGTCGGGCTACGGAAAGGATTGCAGCGTTTTATCGAAGAAAATGACTGCCACCTTGCCATCAGCCTTCACTCTCCGCTGACCGTTCAGCGTGCTGAATTAATGCCGGCGGAAAAGGCGTTTTCAATCACCGAAATGGTGGAACTGTTAAAAAACTATGATTTTAGTAAACAACGTCGACTTTCGTTTGAATATATTGTTTTTAAAGGGCTCAATGATTCGCAGGTCTATGCCAAAGAGTTGCTGAAACTTCTTCGCGGGCTGGATTGCAGGGTGAATCTGATTCGTTTTCATGCCATTCCCGGGGTAGACCTCGAGGGGGCGGATATGGATACGATGACCCGTTTTCGTGATTATCTGACATCACACGGAATTTTCACCACTATCCGTTCATCCAGGGGCGAAGATATTTTTGCCGCTTGCGGTATGCTGTCGACAGCGAAACAAGAGAAAAATAATGAAAGTTAA